The Chitinophagales bacterium genome has a window encoding:
- a CDS encoding HAMP domain-containing histidine kinase, translating to MKLYIFESVSDKYKLPFRLFAINQNLKVTRISSILIIIACVALRTTSFFIDYSFIKAHQEYRLGFTFLLLASVAYYLGILYTRNMSMRRGLLLKQTIANSYPLIIIFSMMWLSFTSGRSPANNMTLFMFSLLFVSVTWLYTIRAAAMTSIITYIGACIGIYYFLDTKEAIVMNMVAGLMLISGFYFISRMLYSYHANYFIQLKHIERNNHEINKIGQLKTEMLGIVAHDLRSPINSISALVELARNMNATQNEREQYSDMIIEACDEARNIIRDLILIVKGESSQGLQLQDINVNLFLSKVQQHWSHQMKDGKQILLTVPENIITARLDEDKMLRVLDNFISNAIKFTNDGAKIHLQLSPKGKEYTCITVSDNGIGIPENMQPFLFDRFSKAGRLGLKGEKSHGLGLNICKQIIEQHGGNIRLESRENEGTHFHITIPLDASKTTSVLDMYEEEGIEN from the coding sequence ATGAAACTATATATTTTCGAATCAGTCAGTGATAAATATAAATTACCATTCAGACTGTTTGCCATCAACCAAAACCTTAAAGTAACGCGCATCAGTTCTATACTGATCATTATTGCTTGCGTAGCATTACGTACAACAAGCTTCTTTATTGACTATTCATTTATTAAAGCACATCAGGAGTACAGGTTAGGATTTACATTTTTGCTATTAGCTTCTGTTGCATACTACCTGGGCATATTGTATACAAGAAACATGTCAATGAGGCGTGGACTATTGCTCAAACAGACTATTGCCAACAGCTACCCTTTGATTATCATCTTTAGTATGATGTGGTTGTCATTCACGTCAGGTCGTTCACCGGCCAATAATATGACCCTGTTTATGTTTAGTCTGCTGTTTGTGAGCGTCACCTGGTTGTATACCATCAGGGCAGCAGCAATGACCAGTATTATTACCTACATAGGCGCATGTATAGGGATATATTATTTCCTGGATACAAAAGAAGCCATAGTAATGAATATGGTTGCCGGCCTGATGCTGATCAGCGGCTTTTACTTTATCTCCCGTATGTTATATTCATATCATGCTAACTATTTCATTCAACTAAAACACATAGAACGCAACAACCACGAGATCAATAAGATAGGACAGTTAAAAACAGAAATGCTTGGCATAGTAGCTCATGATCTCCGTAGTCCTATCAACAGTATATCAGCCCTTGTTGAACTTGCCAGAAATATGAATGCTACACAGAATGAGCGTGAGCAATATTCAGACATGATAATAGAGGCTTGTGATGAGGCAAGGAATATTATCAGGGACCTTATACTGATAGTTAAAGGAGAAAGCTCGCAAGGGTTGCAGTTGCAGGACATAAATGTAAACCTGTTTCTTTCGAAGGTGCAACAACACTGGTCGCACCAGATGAAAGATGGAAAACAGATACTGCTGACAGTACCTGAAAATATCATTACAGCCAGGCTTGATGAAGATAAAATGCTCAGAGTGTTGGACAACTTTATCAGCAATGCAATAAAATTTACAAATGACGGGGCAAAAATACATCTGCAATTGTCTCCGAAAGGCAAAGAATATACATGTATAACTGTGTCTGACAATGGTATAGGGATACCAGAAAACATGCAGCCTTTCTTGTTCGACAGGTTCTCCAAAGCAGGCAGATTGGGGTTGAAAGGAGAAAAATCTCATGGGCTCGGGTTGAATATTTGTAAACAGATAATTGAACAGCATGGTGGTAACATCAGGCTGGAAAGCAGAGAAAATGAAGGTACCCATTTTCATATCACCATACCTCTTGATGCCTCTAAAACAACATCTGTACTGGATATGTATGAAGAGGAAGGAATAGAGAATTAA
- a CDS encoding MFS transporter, whose protein sequence is MTTKERILLLLLASLNFTHIMDFMIMMPLGNFLMPHFNISAQQFSLLVAAYTFSAAFASISAASFVDRFDRKKVLLFAYTGFLTGTLMCAIAPSYQLLLAARILAGLFGGLIGAQVLSIVADKIPFERRGMAMGIVMAAFSAASVFGVPFGLYLSKFFSWHAPFYFVAGVGIILIPLLNRYIPNMTDHLQDKSKQKLNPVIIIRDIIKDKDQRLAVLLSSTMMLGHFLIIPFLFPFMELNVGFSNSQTPLIYIVGGGLTIFTSPIIGRLADRLGKFKLFSYMILLAITPIALITNMPAIPFYFVLCITGFWFIVSTGRAIPAQAIVSEVVPPARRGSFMNINSAIQQMGVGMASLIAGLIVIRTPQDKIVNYNITGYLSISVILCCLYIGYLLHRAMKFKDKPVHNEHVVHGSAIQPLNISEETIAE, encoded by the coding sequence ATGACTACCAAGGAAAGAATATTACTCTTATTACTGGCATCACTCAACTTTACCCATATAATGGATTTCATGATCATGATGCCATTGGGAAATTTTCTTATGCCACACTTCAATATCAGCGCACAACAGTTTTCATTATTGGTTGCTGCATATACTTTCAGTGCTGCATTTGCCAGTATATCTGCCGCATCATTTGTTGACAGGTTCGACAGAAAAAAGGTACTGTTGTTTGCATATACAGGCTTTCTTACCGGAACATTGATGTGTGCTATAGCACCAAGTTACCAGTTATTATTGGCTGCAAGAATATTGGCTGGCCTGTTCGGAGGACTTATCGGGGCACAAGTATTATCTATAGTTGCTGATAAGATACCATTTGAAAGACGAGGGATGGCCATGGGTATTGTTATGGCAGCCTTTTCAGCTGCTTCTGTGTTTGGTGTTCCTTTCGGGTTGTACCTGTCAAAGTTCTTTAGTTGGCATGCACCATTTTATTTTGTTGCAGGAGTTGGCATAATTCTAATTCCACTACTTAATAGGTATATCCCTAACATGACAGACCACTTGCAGGATAAAAGCAAGCAGAAACTGAACCCGGTAATAATAATAAGGGATATCATTAAAGATAAAGATCAGAGGCTGGCAGTACTTTTGTCATCTACTATGATGCTAGGTCACTTTCTTATCATTCCATTCCTTTTTCCATTTATGGAACTGAACGTTGGGTTTTCCAATTCACAGACACCTTTGATATATATTGTCGGAGGAGGTTTGACCATTTTTACATCACCTATTATTGGCAGACTTGCAGATAGACTGGGAAAATTCAAATTATTCAGCTATATGATTCTGTTGGCTATTACACCTATTGCACTTATCACAAATATGCCAGCCATACCCTTTTACTTTGTGTTGTGTATTACTGGCTTTTGGTTCATTGTTTCAACAGGGCGTGCTATTCCCGCACAAGCTATTGTTAGCGAAGTAGTTCCGCCCGCACGTAGGGGTAGCTTCATGAATATTAACTCTGCCATACAGCAAATGGGTGTAGGAATGGCTTCACTAATTGCCGGATTGATTGTTATACGTACTCCGCAAGATAAGATAGTCAACTACAATATAACAGGGTATCTTAGCATATCTGTCATACTTTGCTGTCTGTATATAGGCTACCTGTTACACAGAGCTATGAAATTCAAAGACAAACCTGTTCACAACGAACATGTTGTGCACGGTAGCGCAATACAACCATTAAACATAAGTGAAGAAACAATAGCAGAATGA
- a CDS encoding Crp/Fnr family transcriptional regulator — MLRILYQQIVDVHPVDEIAWQEMCVCWHEIELGRKQTITSIDAIEKYMYFVADGVQRAFIERNGKEATLVFSYTHSFSGIIDSFLLQQPSRYCLETITRSKLLRIHFNDFSKLLNKHRCIETWARVALTQALAGTLQRNIELLSYTAEERFTTLLRRSPQVLNMIPHKYLASYIGVDPTTFSKLLGRVKL, encoded by the coding sequence TTGCTTAGAATATTATATCAGCAAATTGTTGACGTTCACCCGGTTGATGAAATTGCCTGGCAGGAGATGTGTGTATGCTGGCATGAGATAGAATTGGGGCGAAAGCAAACGATCACCAGTATAGATGCGATTGAGAAGTACATGTATTTTGTAGCAGATGGTGTTCAGCGTGCTTTTATTGAACGAAATGGTAAGGAAGCCACTCTTGTTTTTAGTTACACGCATTCATTTTCGGGCATCATAGATAGTTTCCTTTTACAACAACCATCCCGTTATTGCCTGGAAACAATAACAAGGAGCAAGCTCTTGCGTATTCACTTCAATGATTTTTCGAAGCTGTTAAATAAACACAGGTGTATTGAAACCTGGGCAAGGGTTGCTCTCACCCAGGCTCTTGCGGGTACTCTTCAACGTAATATAGAGTTACTATCCTATACGGCAGAAGAGCGTTTTACAACATTGTTAAGACGTAGCCCACAGGTGTTAAATATGATACCACATAAATATCTCGCATCCTACATTGGTGTTGATCCTACTACATTTAGTAAGCTTTTAGGTAGGGTAAAACTGTAA
- the ung gene encoding uracil-DNA glycosylase, giving the protein MNRMDVQIEQSWKEVLQPEFDKPYFGQIAAFLKAEKQAGKIIYPPGPYIFNAFNSTPFDKVKVVILGQDPYHNPGQAHGLSFSVPMGVAAPPSLVNMFKEIEADLGIPRPGHGNLEKWTQQGVLLLNASLTVEQNKPMSHSKTGWHDFTNSVIKTLSDKKEKLVFLLWGGFAKSKQDMIDKNKHLVLTAVHPSPLSAHNGFFGCRHFSKANAWLQQNGQTPIDWSL; this is encoded by the coding sequence ATGAACAGAATGGATGTACAGATAGAGCAAAGTTGGAAAGAGGTGTTACAACCCGAATTCGACAAGCCCTACTTTGGACAGATAGCTGCATTTCTGAAAGCAGAAAAACAGGCAGGTAAGATCATATACCCTCCGGGGCCTTATATTTTCAATGCATTCAATTCTACCCCGTTTGACAAAGTAAAAGTGGTGATATTGGGACAAGACCCTTATCACAATCCCGGGCAGGCGCATGGACTGAGTTTTTCGGTACCAATGGGCGTTGCTGCTCCTCCCTCACTTGTCAATATGTTCAAAGAAATAGAGGCCGACCTTGGTATACCCCGACCGGGCCATGGCAACCTGGAGAAATGGACACAACAGGGGGTGCTACTACTTAATGCCTCACTGACCGTAGAGCAAAACAAGCCCATGTCGCACAGCAAGACAGGCTGGCACGATTTTACAAACAGCGTTATCAAAACATTGTCTGACAAGAAAGAGAAACTTGTATTTTTGCTCTGGGGAGGATTTGCCAAAAGCAAGCAGGATATGATAGACAAGAACAAACACCTGGTACTGACGGCAGTACATCCCTCACCGCTATCTGCACATAACGGTTTTTTTGGATGCAGGCACTTCAGCAAAGCAAACGCATGGCTGCAACAAAACGGACAAACACCTATCGACTGGAGTTTATAA
- a CDS encoding 1-acyl-sn-glycerol-3-phosphate acyltransferase, with the protein MKFLAKIAGHIYFVLGLLLFVITMLIVFIPIWLISLLPEPQRAKALHPVFRLWMGVFMPLVGCPVSRKGKEHFKKGENYVVVTNHNSLVDIPVSSPWIPGPNKTLAKIEMSRIPIFGVIYKTGSILVDRKQENSRKKSFTDMQRMLDMGLHLCLYPEGTRNKTKEPIQRFYDGAFIAAIKAQKAIIPGVIFNTGRILPHDKTAWARPLRIRFHFLEPIPTAGLTMDDLPALKEKVHTIMTDHYLAHK; encoded by the coding sequence ATGAAATTCTTAGCCAAGATCGCAGGCCATATATATTTTGTACTCGGGTTGTTGCTGTTCGTCATCACCATGCTCATAGTATTCATCCCTATATGGCTGATATCCTTATTGCCTGAACCACAAAGGGCCAAAGCGCTGCACCCGGTATTCAGGTTGTGGATGGGCGTGTTCATGCCATTGGTGGGCTGCCCGGTATCACGAAAAGGCAAAGAGCACTTTAAAAAGGGAGAGAATTATGTAGTGGTGACCAACCACAACTCACTGGTAGACATTCCGGTATCATCGCCGTGGATACCGGGGCCCAATAAAACACTGGCCAAAATAGAGATGTCGCGCATACCTATATTCGGGGTGATATACAAAACAGGCTCTATACTGGTAGACCGTAAGCAAGAGAACAGTCGAAAAAAGAGCTTTACTGACATGCAGCGCATGCTGGATATGGGCCTGCACCTGTGCCTCTATCCGGAAGGTACACGCAACAAGACCAAAGAGCCTATACAACGATTTTACGACGGGGCATTCATAGCAGCTATCAAAGCACAGAAAGCTATCATCCCGGGTGTGATATTCAATACAGGTCGCATATTACCTCATGATAAAACGGCATGGGCAAGGCCATTGCGAATACGTTTTCATTTCCTGGAACCTATACCTACAGCGGGACTGACCATGGACGACCTGCCTGCCCTGAAAGAAAAAGTTCATACAATAATGACTGATCATTACCTTGCACATAAATAA
- a CDS encoding T9SS type A sorting domain-containing protein, protein MQLKHMKWLCMVSFLLLSLSTHAQTWTTLGSAGFSAGSVADISSALDDNDTLYVAYSDNGNSQKATVMKYNGSSWDTVGSAGFSADGVQFVSLAIDGSSTPYVAYRDYSVYKATVMKYNGSSWATVGSTGFSAGDMSYACMAIGSNDTPYVAYSDFGGGSAGKATVMKYNGSSWVNVGSAGFSAGRAYYVSLAMDGSGTPYVVYQDAGNSNKATVMKYNGSSWVNVGSAGFSAGIPYYNSLAFDSNDTAYIAFQDVGKSGKTTVMKYNGSSWDIVGSRGFSAGSSSYVSLDIDGSGTPYIAYKDGGNSQKATVMKYNGSSWAVVGSAGFSDSTADYTSLVIDRWGTPYVAYQDYGNSQKATVRKFPPFTWNGSWDLYGTPDSTDNVVINSNAEPASFSCAGLFIKNGYVLNTGTNKTITIYGGFVNNGNGVTGQGTITFTKDGTAELSGDTLEHEGTIVVESGCTLNTNNKLRLTSDASNTGRIGESAGTISGDVMVQRYSIAKKCYRLYTHPFTSSIALNQLTDEIDITGSGGSANGFTSTTSNASSAYWFNPTAADTSSSSVNSGWTAFTSANTNSWDQYEVLLLYLRGAKGEGLNGQAYTPSASTFEMSGTVNQGTQVVTMTKGSNSSFGVCGNPYPSGVQMQNVSKGSNVGANYYVWDASSGADGAWVANAFTSSYILPPYAGFFTTITATDNITFEEQDKVSGGTALHKGTAATNWVELYIYDSTTKWDRLLIHFDDNAMEVQDNADAKKLYNPNLDFYTLLKDGTRLAIDVRPYSDLKSIPLGLTAYNRYNKYVIKTGDYDIPAGAKLYLHDKYLNKTEEMKAGYEYWFDVTSDTLSQGDKRFEINMVGKPTNSVIEANTRTPRMQLIPNPAYDEVKVSFDEMEGTSVLRLMSVTGQVVYSKMVEGSTGSVVIPLHNIPSGIYIADLAGKNARFTQKLIKE, encoded by the coding sequence ATGCAACTAAAACACATGAAATGGCTCTGTATGGTGAGCTTCTTATTACTCTCGCTAAGCACACATGCGCAAACTTGGACCACCTTAGGCAGTGCAGGTTTTTCTGCAGGTAGTGTTGCTGATATTTCTTCAGCTCTTGATGATAATGATACACTCTATGTCGCCTATTCAGACAACGGCAATAGCCAAAAGGCTACCGTAATGAAATACAACGGCAGTAGTTGGGACACTGTGGGTAGTGCAGGATTTTCTGCAGATGGTGTTCAATTTGTCTCTCTGGCTATAGACGGGAGTAGTACTCCGTATGTTGCTTACCGGGATTATAGTGTTTATAAAGCTACCGTAATGAAATACAACGGCAGTAGTTGGGCAACTGTAGGCAGTACAGGATTTTCGGCAGGAGATATGAGCTATGCTTGTATGGCTATAGGTAGTAACGACACACCTTATGTTGCCTATTCTGATTTTGGTGGTGGCAGTGCAGGCAAAGCTACCGTAATGAAATACAATGGCAGTAGCTGGGTAAATGTTGGTAGTGCTGGATTTTCGGCTGGCAGGGCTTACTATGTTTCACTTGCTATGGATGGTTCAGGTACACCATATGTAGTTTACCAGGATGCCGGCAACAGCAATAAGGCCACCGTGATGAAATACAATGGTAGTAGCTGGGTAAATGTAGGCAGTGCAGGATTTTCGGCAGGCATCCCCTATTATAATTCGCTGGCATTTGACAGTAATGATACTGCATACATAGCTTTTCAGGATGTTGGTAAAAGCGGTAAAACTACCGTGATGAAGTACAACGGCAGTAGCTGGGATATAGTAGGTAGCAGGGGCTTTTCGGCAGGCAGCAGTAGTTATGTGTCTCTTGATATTGACGGCTCGGGCACACCATACATAGCTTATAAAGATGGAGGTAACAGCCAAAAAGCTACCGTAATGAAATATAATGGCAGTAGTTGGGCGGTAGTAGGCAGTGCGGGTTTTTCTGATAGTACAGCTGACTATACTTCTCTTGTCATAGACAGATGGGGTACACCCTATGTAGCCTACCAAGACTACGGCAATAGCCAAAAAGCTACTGTAAGAAAATTCCCTCCGTTCACCTGGAATGGTAGTTGGGATCTTTATGGGACCCCCGATAGTACCGATAATGTGGTCATAAACTCAAATGCAGAACCTGCAAGTTTCAGCTGTGCCGGCCTGTTTATAAAAAATGGTTATGTGCTTAATACAGGTACTAATAAAACAATCACTATTTATGGTGGGTTTGTGAATAACGGTAATGGAGTGACGGGACAAGGAACTATTACATTTACGAAAGATGGTACTGCTGAGCTTAGTGGCGATACATTAGAACATGAGGGAACGATTGTTGTAGAAAGCGGTTGCACACTAAATACAAATAACAAACTACGACTAACTTCAGATGCCAGTAATACAGGACGCATTGGTGAAAGTGCAGGTACTATTAGCGGAGATGTAATGGTGCAACGTTATAGCATAGCAAAAAAATGCTACCGCTTATATACACACCCCTTTACCTCTTCTATTGCATTAAACCAGTTGACAGACGAGATAGATATTACAGGTAGCGGCGGGTCTGCAAACGGATTTACCAGTACAACCTCTAACGCTTCTTCGGCTTACTGGTTCAACCCTACCGCGGCAGATACTTCAAGCAGTAGTGTAAACAGTGGGTGGACAGCATTTACTTCTGCCAATACTAATAGCTGGGACCAGTACGAAGTGTTGCTGTTGTATCTGCGTGGTGCAAAAGGAGAAGGTTTAAATGGCCAGGCTTATACTCCATCAGCTTCTACATTCGAAATGTCAGGAACTGTAAATCAGGGTACACAGGTAGTAACCATGACCAAAGGTAGCAACAGTAGCTTTGGTGTATGCGGCAACCCCTACCCGAGTGGTGTACAGATGCAGAATGTGAGTAAAGGCAGTAATGTAGGTGCCAATTACTATGTATGGGATGCCTCTTCAGGTGCAGACGGCGCATGGGTTGCCAATGCATTCACCAGCTCTTACATATTACCACCATATGCAGGCTTCTTTACCACGATTACAGCAACAGACAATATCACTTTCGAGGAGCAGGACAAAGTTTCAGGCGGAACTGCCCTGCACAAGGGTACAGCAGCAACCAACTGGGTAGAACTGTATATCTACGACAGCACTACCAAATGGGACAGGTTGCTCATCCACTTCGACGACAATGCTATGGAGGTGCAGGACAATGCAGACGCTAAAAAACTGTATAACCCCAACCTTGATTTTTACACACTTTTAAAAGATGGTACAAGGCTGGCAATTGATGTTCGTCCTTACAGCGACTTAAAAAGTATACCGCTTGGACTGACTGCCTATAACAGGTATAATAAGTATGTGATCAAAACCGGCGACTACGATATTCCTGCAGGTGCCAAATTATACTTGCACGATAAATACCTGAATAAGACCGAAGAAATGAAGGCGGGTTATGAATATTGGTTTGATGTAACGTCAGATACGCTGTCACAGGGCGACAAACGTTTCGAGATCAACATGGTAGGTAAGCCCACCAATAGTGTTATAGAGGCAAATACACGAACGCCCCGGATGCAACTGATACCCAACCCGGCTTATGACGAAGTCAAGGTTTCCTTTGATGAAATGGAGGGTACTTCTGTCTTAAGGTTGATGAGTGTAACCGGTCAGGTTGTATACAGCAAGATGGTTGAGGGCAGTACGGGTAGTGTGGTTATCCCATTGCACAATATACCATCGGGTATATATATAGCCGATCTGGCTGGTAAAAATGCACGTTTCACACAAAAACTCATCAAGGAATAA
- a CDS encoding DUF2520 domain-containing protein, which translates to MTFYIVGTGNTAWFMATRLHKAGHSCLGVYGRNTAHAQQLAEVLKAPALADVTNIQDDADYCILAITDHAIVDVAANFKFEHCTLIHTAGSLSRMILEPYAKHAGVMWPIYSIVKDNLPKHRQIPIVIKGSTDHAEELLKKLAADITDIQYTISWEQRQWLHLCAVLCNNFTNHMMAVSEQICTRQHIPFSLLYPIVSQTAERISQASPMRLQTGPARRGDNITIEKHLALLQQNPDWQELYKSVTTSIDKMYRNDKGE; encoded by the coding sequence ATGACCTTTTATATAGTAGGCACGGGCAATACGGCATGGTTCATGGCAACAAGGCTGCACAAAGCGGGTCATAGCTGCCTGGGGGTGTATGGACGCAATACGGCACATGCCCAGCAACTGGCCGAAGTGCTTAAAGCACCCGCACTTGCCGATGTAACGAACATACAGGACGACGCTGACTATTGCATACTGGCCATAACCGACCATGCTATAGTAGATGTAGCCGCTAATTTTAAGTTTGAGCACTGTACGCTGATACATACAGCGGGATCGCTAAGCAGGATGATACTGGAACCTTATGCAAAGCATGCAGGTGTTATGTGGCCCATCTATTCTATTGTAAAAGACAACCTGCCGAAACACAGGCAAATACCTATAGTAATAAAAGGCAGCACAGACCATGCAGAAGAGCTGCTGAAAAAGCTGGCAGCAGACATCACGGATATACAATATACCATAAGCTGGGAGCAACGCCAGTGGCTGCACCTGTGCGCCGTACTGTGCAACAACTTTACCAACCATATGATGGCAGTAAGTGAGCAGATATGTACCAGGCAACACATACCCTTCTCACTGCTGTACCCTATAGTGAGCCAGACGGCAGAGCGCATCAGCCAGGCATCGCCTATGAGGCTGCAAACGGGCCCGGCAAGACGGGGAGATAATATTACCATAGAAAAACACCTGGCATTATTGCAGCAAAACCCCGACTGGCAAGAGCTATACAAGTCTGTAACTACCTCCATAGATAAGATGTATAGGAACGATAAGGGAGAATAG
- a CDS encoding acyl-CoA thioesterase, with amino-acid sequence MSRVKIKFPAENPLFQTTIPIRIGDVNYGGHVGNDAILSIVHEARVQMLAHFDCTEMDAGGVGLIMADVMIAYKGESFYKDVLEVEIYAVELSAVSFDLLYRIKTTRNDEKTEIAHAKTGMVCFDYSARKVTNLPAALKSILESV; translated from the coding sequence ATGAGTCGTGTAAAAATAAAATTTCCTGCCGAAAATCCACTATTTCAGACCACTATCCCCATCCGCATCGGCGATGTGAATTATGGGGGGCATGTAGGTAACGACGCAATACTGTCTATTGTTCATGAAGCCCGGGTGCAAATGCTGGCACATTTTGATTGTACTGAAATGGATGCGGGCGGAGTGGGGCTCATCATGGCCGATGTGATGATAGCCTATAAAGGAGAAAGCTTTTATAAAGATGTATTAGAAGTGGAAATATATGCCGTTGAATTGTCTGCAGTTTCTTTCGACCTTTTGTACAGGATAAAAACCACCCGCAATGACGAAAAGACTGAAATTGCCCATGCTAAAACCGGGATGGTTTGCTTCGATTACTCTGCCCGGAAAGTAACAAATCTGCCCGCTGCATTAAAAAGCATTTTAGAAAGCGTTTAA
- a CDS encoding DNA alkylation repair protein: MTVDEILVLLKKLGSESTKKVLMKHGAKDPCYGVKVADLKVIQKKVKKNHELALALYDSGVSDAKYLAGLIAEPSRMTKEHLEKWLKHADWQMLTEYTVAWVTAESNYGWELALDWIDSGEEAMASCGWAALSSFVVIKNDEDLDINALKRLLSFVEETIAKAPNRVRYTMNGFVIAVGSYVVELNTYAIETAKRIGTVYVDMNGTSCKVPSAIEYINKVMKRGSVGKKRKTAIC; encoded by the coding sequence ATGACGGTTGATGAAATTCTGGTACTATTAAAGAAGTTAGGTAGCGAGTCAACAAAAAAAGTTTTGATGAAACATGGTGCTAAAGATCCATGTTATGGTGTAAAAGTCGCAGACCTGAAAGTGATACAAAAAAAGGTCAAAAAGAACCATGAATTAGCATTGGCTCTTTATGATTCTGGTGTATCAGATGCTAAATACCTGGCTGGCCTAATAGCAGAACCATCTAGAATGACCAAAGAGCATTTGGAAAAATGGTTGAAGCATGCCGACTGGCAAATGCTGACGGAATATACTGTAGCATGGGTTACAGCAGAAAGTAATTATGGCTGGGAGTTAGCTTTAGATTGGATAGATTCAGGTGAGGAGGCGATGGCATCGTGTGGATGGGCTGCCTTATCAAGCTTCGTAGTAATAAAAAATGACGAAGATCTGGACATCAATGCTTTGAAAAGGCTATTGTCTTTTGTGGAAGAAACTATTGCTAAGGCACCCAATCGAGTAAGGTATACTATGAATGGTTTTGTGATCGCGGTAGGAAGCTATGTTGTTGAGTTAAATACATATGCAATAGAAACAGCAAAACGCATCGGGACTGTTTACGTAGATATGAACGGAACCTCCTGCAAGGTGCCATCAGCTATTGAATACATCAATAAAGTAATGAAAAGAGGGAGCGTTGGCAAGAAAAGGAAAACTGCCATTTGCTAG
- a CDS encoding fumarylacetoacetate hydrolase family protein — translation MKIICIGRNYAEHAKELNNDVPTRPVIFMKPKNAILLPGKPFYYPEFSDNIQYECELVVKICKNGRYIQEKFAHKYYDAVTVGIDFTARDLQQELKSKGLPWELAKAFDGSAAVGEFIPITKDFNINDLQFELIKNGERVQAGKTSEMIFNINEIIEYVSQYISVNIGDLIFTGTPAGVGAVNVYDTLEGYLAGEKLLHVDIR, via the coding sequence ATGAAGATTATCTGCATAGGAAGAAATTATGCTGAACATGCAAAAGAACTGAACAATGATGTACCGACCCGCCCGGTGATATTCATGAAACCTAAGAACGCTATTTTACTGCCGGGCAAACCATTCTACTATCCTGAATTTTCAGATAATATTCAATACGAGTGCGAACTGGTGGTAAAAATATGCAAGAACGGCAGGTATATACAGGAAAAATTCGCTCATAAATATTACGATGCAGTAACTGTGGGCATTGACTTTACAGCAAGAGACCTGCAACAGGAACTGAAATCTAAAGGATTGCCCTGGGAACTGGCTAAAGCATTTGACGGCTCGGCAGCAGTAGGAGAATTTATACCTATAACAAAGGACTTTAATATCAATGATCTGCAGTTTGAACTGATAAAGAACGGCGAAAGAGTGCAGGCAGGTAAGACCAGCGAAATGATATTCAACATCAATGAGATCATAGAATATGTTTCACAATACATATCTGTCAATATCGGTGACCTGATATTTACAGGTACCCCTGCGGGTGTTGGTGCTGTAAATGTATATGACACACTGGAAGGTTACCTGGCAGGCGAAAAGCTCCTGCATGTCGACATTCGCTAA
- a CDS encoding T9SS type A sorting domain-containing protein has product MNDTLFITNRTDKPMLAIISDNYTGNDLVKCELQPGANKIHVTNLDNGTYYISLSDHNNDVIYKEKIVKN; this is encoded by the coding sequence ATGAACGATACGCTTTTTATAACAAATCGCACCGATAAGCCAATGTTAGCTATTATTTCAGATAACTATACCGGTAATGATCTGGTTAAGTGTGAGCTACAGCCGGGGGCTAATAAAATTCATGTTACAAACCTGGATAATGGAACGTATTATATCAGTCTTTCAGATCATAATAATGACGTGATATACAAAGAGAAGATCGTTAAGAACTAG